In Thermorudis peleae, a genomic segment contains:
- the infA gene encoding translation initiation factor IF-1, which produces MPKKDVIEVEGTVTEALPNAMFRVQLDTGHEVLAHVSGKLRVNFIRILPGDRVRVELSPYDLTRGRITYRLRG; this is translated from the coding sequence GTGCCGAAGAAGGATGTCATTGAAGTTGAGGGCACCGTGACAGAAGCGCTGCCGAACGCGATGTTCCGCGTGCAGCTCGACACGGGGCATGAGGTGTTAGCTCACGTCTCCGGGAAATTGCGCGTTAACTTCATCCGAATTCTCCCTGGAGATCGTGTCCGGGTTGAACTGTCACCGTATGATCTGACACGCGGGCGCATTACGTATCGGCTGCGCGGCTGA
- the rpmJ gene encoding 50S ribosomal protein L36, with product MKVASSVKRRCDKCRIIRRHGVVRVICTNPKHKQRQG from the coding sequence ATGAAGGTGGCTTCATCAGTGAAGCGTCGCTGCGATAAGTGCCGGATTATTCGCCGCCACGGCGTTGTCCGTGTGATCTGCACTAACCCGAAGCACAAGCAGCGCCAGGGCTAG
- the rpsM gene encoding 30S ribosomal protein S13 gives MARIAGVDLPRDERVEIALTRIYGIGLSTSKKLLARTGIDPNTRVRDLTDDEVQRLRDIIEKEMVVEGDLRREVAMNIKRLIDIGCYRGLRHRRGLPVRGQRTRTNARTRKGPRPRIGAAKKAKRQQAA, from the coding sequence ATGGCCCGCATTGCTGGCGTTGATCTCCCGCGCGATGAACGGGTTGAAATTGCCTTAACGCGCATTTACGGCATTGGTCTCTCAACGTCGAAAAAGCTGCTGGCGCGCACGGGGATTGATCCAAACACCCGCGTTCGCGACTTGACTGATGACGAGGTACAACGACTACGCGACATTATCGAAAAGGAAATGGTCGTTGAAGGAGACCTCCGCCGAGAGGTCGCGATGAACATCAAGCGCTTAATCGATATTGGTTGCTATCGCGGGCTGCGCCATCGTCGCGGTCTTCCGGTGCGTGGTCAGCGCACGCGGACGAATGCGCGAACGCGGAAAGGGCCACGGCCGCGAATTGGTGCGGCAAAAAAGGCCAAGCGCCAGCAGGCGGCGTAG
- the rpsK gene encoding 30S ribosomal protein S11, giving the protein MADRRRGAQRGRTTTRLRRRERKNIPRGRAYIQATFNNTIVTMTDPNGNVIAWASAGSSGFKGSRKSTPYAAQVAAENAARKAMEHGMRQVDVFVKGPGAGREMAIRALQAAGLQVLSITDITPVPHNGCRPPKRRRT; this is encoded by the coding sequence ATGGCTGACCGGCGGCGAGGAGCCCAGCGAGGGCGGACGACAACCCGTCTCCGCCGGCGTGAACGGAAGAATATCCCGCGTGGGCGTGCCTATATCCAGGCGACCTTCAACAACACGATCGTGACGATGACTGATCCCAATGGAAACGTCATCGCCTGGGCCAGTGCGGGGTCGTCGGGCTTTAAGGGCTCGCGGAAGAGCACGCCGTACGCCGCACAGGTGGCAGCGGAAAATGCTGCACGAAAGGCAATGGAGCACGGCATGCGTCAGGTCGATGTCTTTGTGAAAGGACCGGGCGCAGGCCGAGAGATGGCGATTCGCGCACTGCAAGCCGCGGGCCTGCAAGTGCTCTCAATTACGGACATTACGCCGGTGCCGCATAACGGGTGCCGGCCACCGAAGCGTCGCCGTACGTAA
- the rpsD gene encoding 30S ribosomal protein S4 produces the protein MGRYIGPVCRLCRREGIKLYLKGERCFGPKCPITKRRGAPGQHGQQRTRRPSEYALQLREKQKLKRIYGILERQFRRHFDEAERRPGLTGDNLLQILETRLDNVVYRLGFADSRRQARQLVRHGHFLVNGRKTDIPSYLVRPGDIIAVRPQSREREYFQIVAETAASKPVPSWLVRDLETLSGRVVSLPTRDQIDLPPINTQLVVEWYSRR, from the coding sequence ATGGGACGATATATTGGCCCAGTCTGCCGACTGTGCCGTCGTGAAGGCATCAAGCTCTACTTAAAGGGCGAGCGTTGCTTTGGGCCCAAATGCCCGATCACGAAGCGACGAGGCGCTCCAGGGCAGCATGGCCAGCAGCGCACTCGCCGACCTTCGGAGTATGCGCTTCAGCTTCGCGAGAAGCAGAAGCTGAAGAGGATTTACGGAATTCTTGAGCGCCAGTTCCGTCGTCACTTCGACGAGGCGGAACGGCGGCCTGGTCTTACCGGCGATAATCTCTTGCAGATTCTCGAGACACGGCTGGACAACGTTGTCTACCGTCTCGGCTTTGCTGACTCACGGCGCCAGGCGCGCCAGCTTGTCCGGCATGGCCACTTCCTCGTCAACGGGCGTAAGACCGATATTCCGTCCTACCTGGTGCGCCCGGGTGACATCATTGCGGTGCGGCCACAGAGTCGCGAACGGGAATATTTCCAAATTGTCGCGGAGACTGCGGCATCGAAACCGGTGCCGAGCTGGCTCGTACGCGACTTGGAGACGTTGAGCGGTCGTGTCGTGAGCTTGCCAACTCGCGACCAGATTGACTTGCCACCCATTAATACTCAGCTGGTCGTTGAGTGGTACAGCCGTCGGTAG
- a CDS encoding DNA-directed RNA polymerase subunit alpha — protein MLEFARPRVTQTHGAPGYGRFVIEPLDPGYGTTLGNALRRILLRSLPGAAISRIRITGVWHEFSAVEGVREDVTEIVLNLKGVRLRVVTPFENEVRATLFAQGEGVVRAGDIEWPSEVEVVNPDHYIATLDNEDSRLEMDLWIRRGRGYLPAEAQQIRTIGEIPIDAIFTPIQKVNFVVEHTRVGQFTDYDRLIIEIITDGTIDPADALSQAARILVDHARIIAEYEPELAGEAASTGISGAGDRPLSDLGLSQRVLNALRSRQFERVSQLLAAKPDQLLAIRNFGPRALQEVRDRLRALGYTEGPLFAEPSGGFGEDEESNLHDLIEQEGT, from the coding sequence GTGTTAGAATTTGCCCGACCTCGCGTAACGCAAACGCATGGAGCGCCTGGATATGGGCGGTTTGTCATTGAACCACTCGATCCAGGCTATGGAACGACCTTGGGCAATGCTTTGCGCCGAATTCTGCTGCGCTCGTTGCCGGGCGCAGCGATCAGCCGTATTCGTATCACCGGCGTTTGGCATGAGTTCTCGGCAGTCGAGGGTGTCCGTGAGGACGTTACGGAGATTGTCCTGAACCTCAAGGGCGTCCGACTGCGCGTCGTCACACCGTTTGAGAACGAAGTGCGTGCAACGCTCTTTGCTCAAGGCGAAGGGGTTGTACGCGCTGGAGACATTGAGTGGCCGAGCGAAGTCGAAGTAGTCAACCCAGATCACTATATCGCCACGCTCGATAACGAAGATTCGCGACTTGAGATGGATTTGTGGATTCGGCGTGGGCGTGGATATTTGCCTGCCGAAGCGCAGCAGATTCGCACGATCGGTGAGATTCCGATTGATGCGATTTTTACGCCAATTCAAAAGGTGAACTTTGTCGTTGAACATACGCGTGTTGGACAGTTCACAGATTACGATCGGCTGATTATTGAAATCATCACTGATGGAACAATTGATCCCGCTGATGCGCTTTCGCAAGCTGCCCGAATTCTCGTCGACCACGCGCGGATTATCGCGGAGTATGAGCCAGAGCTTGCGGGCGAGGCTGCATCAACTGGTATCAGTGGCGCAGGTGATCGCCCGCTGTCCGATTTGGGCCTTTCTCAGCGTGTCCTGAACGCGCTGCGTTCTCGCCAGTTTGAACGTGTCTCGCAGCTTTTGGCTGCCAAGCCGGATCAACTTCTGGCGATTCGCAACTTTGGACCACGGGCGTTGCAAGAGGTTCGTGACCGTTTGCGCGCGCTTGGCTACACCGAGGGTCCTCTCTTTGCTGAACCCTCAGGGGGCTTCGGTGAGGATGAGGAGAGTAATCTGCACGATTTGATCGAACAGGAAGGGACGTAA
- the rplQ gene encoding 50S ribosomal protein L17: protein MRHRKAGRKFHRTTNQRKALFRNLAISLILHERIRTTEAKAKSLRPYVERLVTIAREDTEHHRRLVRARIPDERAVAKLFEVIAPRFQGQPGGYTRIYKLGTRRGDGAPMALIEFVA from the coding sequence ATGCGCCATCGCAAGGCTGGGCGGAAATTCCATCGTACGACCAACCAGCGGAAGGCGCTGTTCCGTAACCTTGCCATTTCGCTCATTTTGCATGAGCGGATTCGCACAACTGAGGCGAAGGCGAAGAGCCTTCGACCGTATGTTGAGCGCCTGGTAACTATCGCCCGGGAGGATACCGAGCACCATCGCCGGTTGGTTCGCGCACGCATTCCTGATGAGCGTGCGGTGGCAAAGCTCTTCGAAGTGATTGCGCCGCGATTCCAGGGACAGCCTGGCGGCTATACTCGGATTTATAAGCTGGGCACGCGGCGTGGAGATGGTGCGCCAATGGCGCTCATCGAGTTCGTTGCCTAG
- the truA gene encoding tRNA pseudouridine(38-40) synthase TruA — protein sequence MEYWHCRIDLGYDGTAFAGSQRQPGRRTVQGELEAVLSRLTGEPVRVALAGRTDRGVHACGQVASAAVRWRHEPAALGRALNACLPEDIRVFGVRPVPSDFHARKSACYREYRYRLWVGARPPVLLQRYLWWVPDELSDRALEAATAYLPGERDLRAFTGKGMGIPGHPNRTVRQIYVAQWRTLSTWERAHGARVLEFRIAANGFLPHVVRTIVGALVCVGLGQQPPEWFAWLLAQADRRLAPPPAPPQGLVLWRVGYPDEPGITLLMQGQEIEDEDLHTENLYGETWRS from the coding sequence ATGGAATACTGGCACTGCCGCATCGACTTGGGGTATGACGGGACAGCCTTTGCTGGGTCACAACGCCAGCCTGGACGGCGGACCGTTCAGGGAGAACTGGAGGCCGTGCTCAGTCGGCTTACCGGAGAGCCGGTCCGCGTGGCACTTGCCGGTCGAACTGATCGCGGCGTCCATGCATGTGGGCAAGTCGCATCGGCGGCAGTGCGCTGGCGACATGAACCGGCAGCGCTGGGACGTGCGCTCAATGCCTGCCTCCCTGAAGACATTCGTGTCTTCGGGGTTCGGCCAGTGCCGTCGGATTTCCATGCCCGGAAAAGTGCCTGCTACCGTGAGTATCGCTATCGGCTTTGGGTCGGCGCGCGCCCGCCTGTCCTTCTCCAGCGGTATCTCTGGTGGGTGCCGGACGAGCTCAGTGACCGCGCATTGGAAGCGGCGACAGCGTACCTTCCGGGCGAACGCGACTTGCGGGCGTTCACAGGCAAGGGCATGGGAATACCTGGACATCCGAATCGGACCGTTCGCCAGATTTACGTTGCACAGTGGCGAACACTCTCAACCTGGGAGCGAGCTCATGGAGCCAGGGTGCTGGAGTTTCGCATTGCCGCCAACGGGTTTCTTCCACACGTGGTGCGAACGATCGTTGGCGCGTTGGTTTGTGTCGGTTTGGGCCAGCAGCCACCGGAGTGGTTCGCGTGGCTCTTGGCCCAAGCTGACCGCCGGCTTGCGCCGCCGCCTGCGCCGCCGCAGGGGCTGGTACTCTGGCGCGTTGGCTATCCTGATGAACCAGGGATCACGTTGCTGATGCAAGGGCAGGAGATCGAGGATGAAGACCTACATACCGAGAACCTATATGGCGAAACCTGGCGAAGTTGA
- the rplM gene encoding 50S ribosomal protein L13, producing the protein MKTYIPRTYMAKPGEVERKWYVVDAEGKTLGRLAAQIAHILRGKHKPTYTPHIDVGDFVIVINAEKVRVTGTKAVDKVYYRHSGYPGGLKATTFRDLIAKHPTWPIELAVRRMLPKGPLGRRQFKKLKVYAGPNHPHAAQKPEVLQIDA; encoded by the coding sequence ATGAAGACCTACATACCGAGAACCTATATGGCGAAACCTGGCGAAGTTGAGCGTAAATGGTATGTCGTCGATGCAGAGGGAAAGACGCTTGGTCGGCTAGCGGCCCAGATCGCTCACATTTTGCGCGGCAAGCATAAGCCAACCTATACCCCGCATATCGATGTTGGGGACTTTGTTATTGTCATTAATGCGGAAAAGGTGCGGGTGACCGGCACCAAAGCGGTCGATAAAGTGTATTATCGTCACTCTGGTTATCCTGGGGGGCTGAAGGCAACAACGTTCCGTGATTTGATTGCCAAGCATCCGACTTGGCCGATTGAACTTGCTGTGCGGCGCATGTTGCCAAAAGGGCCACTCGGCCGCCGACAGTTTAAGAAACTCAAGGTTTATGCCGGGCCGAACCATCCGCATGCAGCGCAAAAGCCTGAGGTGCTGCAGATCGATGCCTAG
- the rpsI gene encoding 30S ribosomal protein S9, whose amino-acid sequence MPSEGGAVVETRVAPQPTAKERYFYGLGRRKTAVARVRLYPGTGRVFVNGKNADEYFGGRDLYRVMITEPLRLVNLLDRFDIRVRAVGGGLSGQAGAIRLGVARALVAYNPELRPVLKRAGFLTRDPRVKERKKPGLKRARKAPQYTKR is encoded by the coding sequence ATGCCTAGTGAAGGAGGAGCCGTGGTCGAGACGCGTGTCGCGCCGCAGCCGACAGCGAAAGAGCGTTACTTCTATGGACTTGGGCGACGAAAGACTGCAGTTGCTCGTGTTCGTCTCTACCCTGGTACGGGTCGTGTCTTCGTAAACGGTAAGAATGCCGATGAGTATTTCGGTGGCCGTGATCTCTATCGTGTGATGATTACGGAGCCACTACGCCTGGTGAATTTGCTCGATCGATTCGATATCCGCGTCCGCGCCGTTGGTGGAGGTCTCTCTGGGCAAGCTGGGGCGATTCGTCTTGGCGTTGCTCGGGCATTGGTGGCCTATAACCCTGAATTGCGTCCAGTATTAAAGCGGGCTGGTTTCCTCACGCGTGATCCACGCGTCAAGGAACGCAAGAAGCCAGGACTCAAGCGAGCCCGCAAGGCGCCGCAGTATACAAAGCGCTAA
- a CDS encoding sugar phosphate isomerase/epimerase family protein, translated as MRVLVSTGSLGWLPLPSCFALIRAAQADGVELMLTPRLLRRPATMVRELETRFSLPIIAVHAALRLWPRGNALAEDLVASARFSTMLPNVKVLVLHPPDDLRSSLAQRWYQALDQARFILEGHGIQLAAENLPVTPENRPLARERLMRLVEEWDLRYTLDTAHAGSAQWDLVQTAELFLPRLAHVHLSDLRPGHSGSILIDSLIYHHQLPGKGRLPLYELLQTLRNHRYQGTLSLELSPLAFGFPRRTRIHEALAQAIAFCRSGIAPSLTSPPSTHQSHQRDRQSGQSDTR; from the coding sequence ATGCGTGTGCTCGTCTCGACCGGCTCGCTTGGGTGGCTTCCCCTCCCATCATGCTTTGCTCTCATCCGTGCGGCACAAGCAGATGGTGTTGAACTCATGCTTACGCCGCGTCTTCTTCGTCGACCAGCGACAATGGTTCGTGAACTGGAAACGCGTTTCTCTCTGCCGATTATCGCGGTTCATGCAGCGCTCCGCCTTTGGCCGCGGGGGAATGCACTTGCCGAAGACCTCGTCGCATCAGCGCGCTTCAGCACCATGCTGCCCAATGTCAAGGTGTTAGTACTCCATCCTCCTGATGATTTGCGCAGCAGCCTTGCGCAACGGTGGTATCAGGCTTTAGACCAGGCGCGCTTTATTCTCGAAGGTCATGGCATTCAACTGGCAGCTGAGAATCTTCCTGTCACACCAGAAAACCGGCCACTTGCCCGCGAGCGACTTATGCGCCTTGTCGAAGAATGGGATTTGCGCTACACGCTGGATACTGCCCATGCTGGCAGTGCACAGTGGGATCTTGTCCAAACTGCAGAATTGTTCCTGCCTCGCCTAGCCCATGTCCATTTGAGTGATTTACGGCCAGGGCACTCCGGCTCAATTCTGATTGACTCGCTCATCTATCACCATCAGTTACCTGGCAAAGGCAGGCTTCCCCTCTATGAACTACTTCAAACACTTCGGAACCATAGGTATCAAGGAACGCTTTCGCTTGAGCTAAGCCCACTTGCATTCGGCTTCCCTCGTCGCACTCGCATTCACGAAGCTCTTGCTCAAGCGATTGCATTCTGCCGCAGTGGGATCGCTCCCTCCCTTACCTCCCCGCCATCTACGCACCAGTCCCATCAACGCGACCGACAATCTGGACAAAGCGATACACGGTAG
- a CDS encoding P1 family peptidase, with product MEAQEPFALPGFRVGHWTHPSGQTGCSVVIAEDGLALAVVDVRGGAPGTRETDLLQRGALVQRVNAVLLTGGSAFGLAAAEGVMQWLREQGRGFPTTALPVPIVAAAVLYDLVPGNPLWPDATAGYAAAQAARPDGWQSGRLGAGAGATVAKLLDPAMAQPSGLGVARIDLPEGSIAVLVAVNAAGMIVDPATGQFVAAPRDQDGNPIDLRWALLRQPPRVQPLEQTTIAVIATTIPADTDLLTRMAIAAHDGVARTIWPAHTVVDGDTVFVLAAQEGSPEPFTRIRAAVAAECAMEMAILASVKHH from the coding sequence ATGGAAGCACAAGAACCGTTTGCACTTCCGGGATTTCGCGTTGGCCATTGGACACACCCGAGTGGCCAAACTGGATGCAGTGTCGTGATCGCTGAAGACGGGTTAGCACTTGCCGTTGTCGATGTTCGTGGCGGGGCACCCGGAACACGCGAGACGGATCTGCTGCAGCGAGGAGCGCTCGTCCAACGAGTGAACGCTGTGCTCCTTACCGGCGGAAGCGCCTTTGGTCTCGCAGCAGCAGAAGGCGTCATGCAATGGCTCCGTGAGCAGGGCCGCGGGTTCCCAACAACTGCTCTTCCTGTGCCAATTGTCGCTGCTGCAGTGCTCTACGACCTCGTTCCAGGGAATCCTCTCTGGCCTGATGCCACTGCTGGCTACGCAGCTGCTCAGGCAGCAAGGCCAGACGGGTGGCAGTCAGGTCGTCTCGGAGCCGGGGCCGGCGCAACAGTCGCCAAGCTGCTCGATCCAGCAATGGCCCAGCCATCTGGACTCGGTGTTGCACGCATTGATCTTCCTGAGGGCAGTATTGCCGTACTCGTCGCGGTGAATGCCGCCGGAATGATCGTTGATCCTGCTACCGGACAATTTGTTGCCGCCCCACGAGACCAAGATGGTAACCCCATTGACCTGCGATGGGCGCTGTTGCGCCAGCCCCCAAGAGTTCAGCCTCTGGAACAGACAACCATCGCCGTTATCGCAACAACGATTCCGGCAGACACGGATCTCCTGACACGCATGGCTATCGCCGCGCATGATGGAGTAGCCCGCACGATTTGGCCTGCCCATACCGTTGTTGATGGGGACACAGTCTTCGTCCTCGCTGCACAGGAGGGCTCACCCGAGCCGTTTACGCGGATCCGCGCAGCCGTCGCAGCTGAATGTGCCATGGAGATGGCAATCCTTGCGAGTGTCAAACACCACTAG
- a CDS encoding MBL fold metallo-hydrolase, giving the protein MIRLTVLGGAAACPNPGQGCSAYLIESEKTALLLDCGPDTLAALQLHRPLDALTAIVISHLHADHILDLIPLRYGLKYMPGLTRRHLPLWLPPGGKALLHRMATALAVDAEEAEGFFSEVFSLMEYNPTETLQCGDLTLIFTPTQHWVPCWAIRITDGQWHIGYSADTGPIPSLVDFFAGVHALICEGTLREQPPDTSLQGHLTAQQAGHLARAIGTPTLILTHYWTNLGTEYLARDAAAAFGQPVILAQPGLQLTFSA; this is encoded by the coding sequence ATGATCCGACTGACAGTGCTCGGCGGGGCAGCAGCATGCCCAAATCCTGGGCAGGGATGCTCTGCATATCTCATTGAAAGTGAAAAGACAGCGTTGCTCCTTGACTGTGGGCCTGATACTCTCGCAGCGCTCCAGCTTCACCGTCCGCTCGACGCGCTTACTGCAATTGTCATCTCTCATCTCCACGCTGACCATATCCTGGATCTCATCCCTCTTCGCTACGGGCTGAAATATATGCCTGGGCTAACTCGCCGCCACCTCCCGCTCTGGCTTCCACCAGGTGGTAAAGCCTTACTGCATAGGATGGCAACGGCCCTTGCAGTTGATGCAGAAGAGGCAGAAGGCTTCTTCTCAGAAGTCTTCTCGCTTATGGAATACAACCCAACGGAGACACTCCAGTGCGGCGATCTCACCTTGATTTTCACCCCAACGCAACACTGGGTTCCGTGTTGGGCAATCCGCATTACCGATGGACAGTGGCACATTGGCTATAGCGCTGATACGGGCCCAATACCATCACTTGTCGACTTCTTCGCTGGCGTGCATGCCTTGATCTGTGAGGGCACGCTCCGTGAACAACCTCCTGATACCTCGCTCCAGGGGCATCTCACAGCACAGCAAGCAGGGCACCTCGCTCGGGCGATTGGCACGCCGACACTCATTCTCACGCACTATTGGACCAACCTCGGGACTGAGTATCTCGCTCGTGATGCGGCTGCAGCATTCGGGCAACCAGTGATTCTTGCTCAGCCGGGTTTGCAGCTTACCTTCAGCGCATGA
- a CDS encoding histidine phosphatase family protein, giving the protein MLETTVFLVRHGQTPSNNQGLLNGRNDTPLTPLGHAQAERAAERLAELRPLHALYSSPLRRARETAEPIAQRLNLPVQLHEGLTEFNFGLAEGLTLEEVRERFPAIFARVMSGANDLDLRFPEGESAREFYERVDRTIREILAAHRGQRIVIVSHGGVIGAAIALLIGDDPVRWSRNPLPNASITELVVPEHGPARLLIAGDTHHLDTLEVQI; this is encoded by the coding sequence ATGCTAGAGACGACCGTGTTTCTCGTCCGTCACGGTCAAACACCAAGCAACAACCAAGGGTTACTCAACGGACGCAATGATACTCCCCTTACTCCACTCGGTCATGCCCAGGCCGAACGAGCCGCGGAACGCTTAGCTGAACTCCGTCCCCTTCATGCACTCTACAGTAGCCCTCTCCGACGAGCTCGAGAAACCGCTGAGCCTATTGCCCAACGGCTGAACCTTCCAGTGCAACTTCATGAAGGATTAACAGAGTTTAACTTCGGCCTCGCTGAGGGATTAACGCTTGAAGAAGTACGAGAACGGTTTCCCGCAATTTTCGCTCGCGTGATGAGTGGAGCGAATGATCTTGACCTACGCTTTCCTGAAGGTGAATCAGCCCGTGAATTCTACGAGCGCGTCGATCGTACCATACGCGAGATTCTCGCTGCACACAGGGGGCAGCGCATCGTGATTGTCTCTCATGGAGGCGTGATCGGCGCAGCCATTGCCCTTCTGATTGGTGATGATCCCGTGCGCTGGTCACGGAATCCTCTGCCAAATGCGAGCATTACTGAACTCGTTGTTCCTGAGCATGGGCCAGCTCGCCTTCTTATTGCTGGCGATACCCACCATTTAGACACACTGGAGGTCCAGATATGA
- a CDS encoding Hsp20/alpha crystallin family protein produces MSLTSWSPWRDLEALRERLDRVLTELGRTGREGESSVPVDVQETDDAVIVRASVPGIRPEDLSVEVNQGVLTIRGEIREEHEETRGTWHIRERRIGTVYRSVTLPAPVREEEAQATLEHGVLEIRLPKAEPRTQRRIPVHVR; encoded by the coding sequence ATGAGTTTGACAAGTTGGTCACCATGGCGGGATCTTGAAGCACTACGAGAACGGCTTGACCGTGTGCTCACGGAACTTGGCAGAACTGGTCGCGAAGGCGAGAGCTCAGTTCCGGTTGATGTTCAGGAAACTGATGACGCAGTCATCGTTCGTGCCTCAGTTCCGGGCATTCGCCCCGAAGACCTCAGCGTCGAAGTGAATCAGGGCGTACTCACGATCCGTGGGGAGATTCGCGAAGAACACGAGGAAACACGCGGCACCTGGCACATTCGCGAGCGCCGCATTGGAACTGTCTATCGATCGGTCACTTTGCCAGCCCCTGTACGTGAAGAGGAAGCCCAAGCCACGCTAGAGCATGGAGTCCTGGAGATTCGCCTGCCTAAGGCTGAGCCGCGAACCCAGCGGCGGATTCCTGTTCACGTTCGTTAA
- a CDS encoding RNA polymerase sigma factor, which produces MTAEQPQQAGYEAGSWQRVTANLRAFSQAIEDSPRKRIAQQLLSHLRPLQRFVRRELRRWTEVRGLAPEAIPEEEVLDTVILRALDRAAEAPERGFWRWLRGLVRREIRRRIDDELRRLQHERSLEEPVGYLGEEWPDQIVRLLDILADPTAALPEDVVVDEETRRILEQALDRLPERWREVFLLRTVDGWDVHDIAQSEGISEEEVERIVQASRIFLADVLREVQPELA; this is translated from the coding sequence ATGACTGCTGAACAACCGCAGCAGGCAGGCTACGAAGCAGGTTCGTGGCAGCGTGTCACGGCAAATCTGCGCGCATTCAGTCAAGCCATTGAGGACTCGCCGCGTAAGCGGATAGCACAACAACTCCTCAGTCACCTTCGGCCGCTCCAGCGGTTTGTACGACGAGAGTTACGCCGCTGGACTGAAGTTCGGGGGCTTGCGCCAGAAGCAATTCCAGAGGAGGAAGTGCTCGATACAGTTATCCTGCGAGCACTTGACCGAGCGGCCGAGGCACCCGAGCGTGGATTCTGGCGTTGGCTTCGTGGGTTGGTGCGCCGTGAAATTCGCCGTCGCATTGATGATGAGCTGCGGCGCTTACAGCATGAGCGTTCACTTGAGGAACCAGTAGGGTATCTCGGTGAAGAATGGCCGGACCAGATCGTTCGGCTGCTTGATATTCTTGCTGATCCGACTGCTGCCCTGCCCGAAGATGTCGTCGTTGATGAAGAGACGCGGCGGATTTTGGAGCAGGCGCTCGATCGCTTGCCGGAACGATGGCGTGAAGTCTTTTTATTGCGGACAGTTGATGGGTGGGACGTTCATGATATTGCGCAATCAGAAGGGATAAGCGAAGAAGAGGTTGAACGCATTGTTCAGGCTAGTCGCATCTTTCTTGCCGATGTGCTTCGTGAAGTACAACCTGAACTTGCCTGA